One Punica granatum isolate Tunisia-2019 chromosome 3, ASM765513v2, whole genome shotgun sequence genomic window carries:
- the LOC116199584 gene encoding uncharacterized protein LOC116199584 — MDWFSWLSKTGLDPSVVYEYGLSFTHNELEQEDICHFTHEFLQSMGISIAKHRLEIIKLARKENKEIMMKPPPISRLLSAIKTTRSCLTKYMRAMSLCEDSTLAIVPRPRSYSSGRLRGAVLRKHQKLGMAHNGKQRRLLLTNGSETPMAVSAPRLQSFSSPLVYAIGEEEKVGAESDRYWSAMGVEEMRWDSMFQDLKPT; from the coding sequence ATGGACTGGTTCTCCTGGCTGTCGAAAACCGGTCTCGACCCTTCTGTCGTCTACGAGTACGGCCTCTCTTTCACGCACAACGAGCTCGAACAGGAAGACATCTGCCACTTCACCCATGAGTTCCTGCAAAGCATGGGAATATCCATAGCCAAGCACAGGCTGGAGATTATCAAACTCGCCCGGAAGGAGAACAAGGAGATCATGATGAAACCTCCCCCTATCTCGAGGCTCCTCTCAGCAATCAAGACCACGAGGAGCTGTCTCACAAAGTACATGAGAGCAATGTCTCTCTGCGAAGATTCGACTCTCGCTATTGTGCCGAGGCCAAGGAGTTATAGCAGCGGGAGGCTGAGAGGGGCGGTGCTGAGGAAGCATCAGAAGCTGGGAATGGCACATAATGGCAAGCAAAGGAGGCTGCTGCTCACGAATGGGAGCGAGACTCCAATGGCGGTTTCTGCTCCGAGGCTGCAGAGCTTCTCGAGTCCTCTGGTGTATGCCATTGGCGAAGAGGAGAAGGTCGGAGCTGAGAGCGACCGGTACTGGTCTGCCATGGGGGTGGAAGAGATGAGGTGGGATAGTATGTTTCAAGATTTGAAACCAACATAA
- the LOC116201407 gene encoding amino acid transporter AVT6E isoform X1 has protein sequence MDSNYSAIPKNSYAELQFQKDYGSPKLPSEFLPLDVESYIDPKNGSRHDDDLDLDIDDYPLIGSQSGSGISGAVFNLTTSIIGAGIMALPATMKVLGLVLGFVMIILMGIISEISVEMLVRFSVFCKAESYGELVQRAMGKPAKVMSEICIIVNNGGVMVVYLIIMGDVLSGSPRHEGVFDQWLGHGFWDHRKLVILVILLVCLAPLCALQKIDSLSLTSAASVALAVVFVVVCFIVAFIKLIEGKSEAPRMAPDFGSEKAILDLLVVIPIMTNAYVCHFNVQPIYNELKQRSPQKMNRVGRITTIICVVVYASTAISGYLLFGKDTEADILTNFDKDLGVPLSSAIDYIVRVGYVLHLVLVFPVIHFSLRQTVDALLFEGLSPLVESRKRSLALTGVLLLLIYIGSTMVPNIWIAFKFTGATAAVSLGFIFPSLVALRLSPQGAGLSTGERILSWVMLVLAIIVSVVGIIGNVYSIRSKSE, from the coding sequence ATGGATAGCAATTACTCGGCTATCCCCAAGAACTCATACGCAGAGTTGCAATTCCAGAAAGATTACGGCAGCCCGAAATTGCCCTCCGAGTTCTTGCCTCTTGATGTGGAGAGCTATATAGATCCCAAGAATGGCAGCAGGCATGACGATGACTTGGATTTGGATATCGATGATTACCCGCTTATCGGATCTCAATCCGGGTCGGGAATTTCCGGTGCAGTGTTCAATCTCACCACCTCAATCATTGGGGCCGGGATCATGGCCCTGCCCGCCACCATGAAGGTTCTTGGCTTGGTTCTGGGGTTCGTTATGATCATATTGATGGGTATTATATCGGAGATCAGCGTCGAGATGTTGGTGAGGTTTTCTGTCTTTTGCAAGGCCGAATCTTATGGGGAGCTCGTTCAGCGGGCCATGGGGAAGCCCGCGAAGGTAATGTCGGAAATTTGCATAATCGTGAACAATGGTGGTGTTATGGTGGTTTATTTGATTATAATGGGCGATGTTCTATCGGGGTCGCCCCGCCATGAAGGTGTTTTCGATCAGTGGTTAGGGCATGGGTTTTGGGATCATAGGAAGTTAGTCATTTTGGTAATTCTGTTGGTGTGCCTAGCTCCCCTTTGTGCGTTGCAGAAGATTGACTCATTAAGTTTAACTTCTGCGGCTTCGGTGGCACTTGCTGTTGTATTTGTTGTGGTTTGTTTCATTGTCGCTTTCATTAAGCTCATTGAAGGAAAGAGCGAAGCCCCCAGGATGGCCCCTGATTTTGGTTCTGAGAAGGCAATTTTGGATTTACTCGTGGTTATACCGATCATGACAAATGCCTATGTTTGCCACTTCAATGTCCAGCCCATCTACAATGAGCTTAAGCAGCGGTCCCCCCAGAAGATGAATCGTGTTGGGAGGATCACGACCATCATTTGCGTCGTGGTTTATGCTTCAACCGCCATATCGGGTTATCTCCTCTTTGGGAAGGACACTGAAGCTGACATATTGACCAACTTTGACAAAGATCTTGGGGTTCCATTAAGTTCTGCTATAGATTACATAGTTCGCGTTGGGTATGTTCTTCATTTGGTTCTCGTTTTCCCGGTAATTCACTTCTCCCTGAGGCAGACTGTGGATGCCTTACTCTTCGAGGGCTTGAGCCCACTGGTTGAGAGCAGGAAGAGATCCTTGGCACTAACAGGAGTGCTTTTGCTTCTTATATACATAGGATCGACCATGGTGCCAAACATTTGGATTGCCTTCAAATTCACTGGAGCTACTGCAGCTGTATCATTGGGCTTTATTTTCCCATCTCTTGTTGCCTTAAGATTGAGTCCCCAAGGTGCAGGTTTGAGCACCGGAGAGAGAATCCTGTCTTGGGTAATGCTAGTACTCGCGATCATAGTTAGTGTAGTTGGAATCATTGGGAATGTATATAGCATCAGAAGCAAATCGGAATGA
- the LOC116201407 gene encoding amino acid transporter AVT6E isoform X2, giving the protein MALPATMKVLGLVLGFVMIILMGIISEISVEMLVRFSVFCKAESYGELVQRAMGKPAKVMSEICIIVNNGGVMVVYLIIMGDVLSGSPRHEGVFDQWLGHGFWDHRKLVILVILLVCLAPLCALQKIDSLSLTSAASVALAVVFVVVCFIVAFIKLIEGKSEAPRMAPDFGSEKAILDLLVVIPIMTNAYVCHFNVQPIYNELKQRSPQKMNRVGRITTIICVVVYASTAISGYLLFGKDTEADILTNFDKDLGVPLSSAIDYIVRVGYVLHLVLVFPVIHFSLRQTVDALLFEGLSPLVESRKRSLALTGVLLLLIYIGSTMVPNIWIAFKFTGATAAVSLGFIFPSLVALRLSPQGAGLSTGERILSWVMLVLAIIVSVVGIIGNVYSIRSKSE; this is encoded by the coding sequence ATGGCCCTGCCCGCCACCATGAAGGTTCTTGGCTTGGTTCTGGGGTTCGTTATGATCATATTGATGGGTATTATATCGGAGATCAGCGTCGAGATGTTGGTGAGGTTTTCTGTCTTTTGCAAGGCCGAATCTTATGGGGAGCTCGTTCAGCGGGCCATGGGGAAGCCCGCGAAGGTAATGTCGGAAATTTGCATAATCGTGAACAATGGTGGTGTTATGGTGGTTTATTTGATTATAATGGGCGATGTTCTATCGGGGTCGCCCCGCCATGAAGGTGTTTTCGATCAGTGGTTAGGGCATGGGTTTTGGGATCATAGGAAGTTAGTCATTTTGGTAATTCTGTTGGTGTGCCTAGCTCCCCTTTGTGCGTTGCAGAAGATTGACTCATTAAGTTTAACTTCTGCGGCTTCGGTGGCACTTGCTGTTGTATTTGTTGTGGTTTGTTTCATTGTCGCTTTCATTAAGCTCATTGAAGGAAAGAGCGAAGCCCCCAGGATGGCCCCTGATTTTGGTTCTGAGAAGGCAATTTTGGATTTACTCGTGGTTATACCGATCATGACAAATGCCTATGTTTGCCACTTCAATGTCCAGCCCATCTACAATGAGCTTAAGCAGCGGTCCCCCCAGAAGATGAATCGTGTTGGGAGGATCACGACCATCATTTGCGTCGTGGTTTATGCTTCAACCGCCATATCGGGTTATCTCCTCTTTGGGAAGGACACTGAAGCTGACATATTGACCAACTTTGACAAAGATCTTGGGGTTCCATTAAGTTCTGCTATAGATTACATAGTTCGCGTTGGGTATGTTCTTCATTTGGTTCTCGTTTTCCCGGTAATTCACTTCTCCCTGAGGCAGACTGTGGATGCCTTACTCTTCGAGGGCTTGAGCCCACTGGTTGAGAGCAGGAAGAGATCCTTGGCACTAACAGGAGTGCTTTTGCTTCTTATATACATAGGATCGACCATGGTGCCAAACATTTGGATTGCCTTCAAATTCACTGGAGCTACTGCAGCTGTATCATTGGGCTTTATTTTCCCATCTCTTGTTGCCTTAAGATTGAGTCCCCAAGGTGCAGGTTTGAGCACCGGAGAGAGAATCCTGTCTTGGGTAATGCTAGTACTCGCGATCATAGTTAGTGTAGTTGGAATCATTGGGAATGTATATAGCATCAGAAGCAAATCGGAATGA